One Micromonospora sp. WMMD812 genomic window carries:
- a CDS encoding ABC transporter ATP-binding protein: MSDGTERPEEVESTWRTLRRGLALSPELRTGLIGTLALALVYMIGRVAVPVAVQQGIDHGIVGGLDLDVVWAVVAVTAAILVVTTLCGYLMMRRLFTVSETALAGVRTRAFRHVHDLSMLHQQSERRGSLVSRVTSDVDQITQFLQWGGVILLVNLGQLVVTTIVMLAYSWQLTLVVFAAFLPAVLVIRQLQRRLGVAYGTVRQRTGTLLGAIGESVVGAPVIRAYGIAGRTARRLDEAIDGQRRAQQRAIRISILGSSVGELAAGLALAGVVVLGVTLGVDGTLSIGQLTAFLFLVTLFIQPVQIATEVLNEAQNAIAGWRRVLDVLDVKPDVADPGEQGRDLPSGPLDIRFAEVGFAYPGGPPVLHEIDVEIPAKSRVAVVGETGSGKTTFAKLLTRLMDPTEGAVLLSGVPLDRVRFASLRSRVVMVPQDGFLFDATVGENVRFARSDLTDDQLTTAFGELGLADWLDGLPAGLDTPVGERGEALSVGERQLVALARAYVADPDLLVLDEATSAVDPATEVRLQRTLDAVTRGRTTLAIAHRLSTAQAADEVIVVDRGRIVQRGPHDELVRDPESTYGLLYASWLEQTR; this comes from the coding sequence GTGAGCGACGGGACGGAACGGCCGGAGGAGGTCGAGTCGACCTGGCGGACGCTGCGCCGGGGCCTCGCGCTCTCCCCGGAGCTGCGGACCGGGCTGATCGGCACCCTCGCGCTGGCCCTGGTCTACATGATCGGCCGGGTGGCCGTGCCGGTCGCCGTGCAGCAGGGCATCGACCACGGCATCGTCGGCGGGCTGGACCTCGACGTGGTCTGGGCCGTCGTGGCCGTGACGGCGGCCATCCTGGTGGTGACCACGCTCTGCGGCTACCTGATGATGCGCCGGCTGTTCACGGTGAGCGAGACCGCGCTGGCCGGCGTGCGGACCCGCGCGTTCCGGCACGTGCACGACCTGTCGATGCTGCACCAGCAGTCCGAGCGGCGCGGCTCCCTGGTCTCCCGGGTCACCAGCGACGTCGACCAGATCACCCAGTTCCTCCAGTGGGGCGGCGTGATCCTGCTGGTCAACCTCGGTCAGCTGGTGGTCACCACGATCGTGATGCTCGCCTACTCCTGGCAGCTGACCCTGGTGGTGTTCGCCGCGTTCCTGCCCGCGGTGCTCGTGATCCGGCAGCTCCAGCGCCGGCTCGGCGTGGCGTACGGGACGGTCCGGCAACGCACCGGCACGTTGCTCGGCGCGATCGGGGAGAGCGTGGTGGGCGCGCCGGTGATCCGGGCGTACGGCATCGCCGGCCGTACCGCCCGGCGGTTGGACGAGGCGATCGACGGGCAGCGCCGGGCACAGCAGCGTGCCATCCGGATCAGCATCCTCGGCAGTTCCGTCGGTGAGCTGGCGGCCGGGCTGGCGCTGGCCGGCGTGGTGGTGCTGGGGGTCACGCTCGGCGTGGACGGCACGCTCTCGATCGGTCAGTTGACCGCGTTCCTCTTCCTGGTCACGCTCTTCATCCAGCCGGTGCAGATCGCCACCGAGGTGCTCAACGAGGCGCAGAACGCGATCGCCGGCTGGCGCCGGGTGCTGGACGTGCTGGACGTGAAGCCGGACGTGGCCGACCCGGGCGAGCAGGGGCGGGACCTGCCGTCCGGGCCGCTGGACATCCGCTTCGCCGAGGTGGGCTTCGCCTATCCGGGCGGGCCGCCCGTGCTGCACGAGATCGACGTGGAGATCCCGGCGAAGAGCCGGGTGGCGGTGGTCGGCGAGACGGGCAGCGGAAAGACGACGTTCGCGAAGCTGCTCACCCGGCTGATGGACCCGACCGAGGGCGCGGTGCTCCTCTCCGGGGTGCCGCTGGACCGGGTGCGGTTCGCCTCGCTGCGTTCGCGGGTGGTGATGGTGCCCCAGGACGGCTTCCTCTTCGACGCCACGGTCGGCGAGAACGTCCGCTTCGCGAGGTCGGACCTGACCGACGACCAGCTCACCACGGCGTTCGGCGAGCTGGGCCTGGCCGACTGGCTGGACGGGCTGCCCGCCGGGCTGGACACCCCGGTCGGTGAGCGCGGCGAGGCGCTGAGCGTGGGGGAGCGGCAGCTGGTCGCGCTGGCCCGCGCGTACGTGGCCGACCCGGACCTGCTGGTGCTGGACGAGGCGACCAGCGCGGTCGACCCGGCCACCGAGGTGCGTCTCCAGCGCACTCTGGACGCGGTCACCCGGGGGCGGACCACGCTCGCCATCGCGCATCGGCTCTCCACCGCCCAGGCCGCCGACGAGGTGATCGTGGTGGACCGGGGTCGGATCGTGCAGCGCGGCCCGCACGACGAGTTGGTCCGCGACCCCGAGTCGACCTACGGCCTGCTGTACGCCTCCTGGCTGGAGCAGACCCGCTGA
- the rpsD gene encoding 30S ribosomal protein S4, whose translation MNQSRPKVRLSRALGIPLTTKCVKYFERRPFPPGVHGRQRRKTSDYQVRLLEKQRLRHQYNVSETQLRRTFDEAVRGAGKTGESLVALLERRLDAVVHRAGLARSIYQARQLVAHGHITVDRRKVDRPSYRLRPGQVVGVRERSRESLPFQLAATGANRGDGPGQPYLSVDLTALRATLLREPARHEVPVICDEQLVVEFYSR comes from the coding sequence GTGAACCAGTCCCGGCCCAAGGTCCGGCTCTCCCGCGCCCTCGGAATCCCGTTGACCACGAAGTGCGTCAAGTACTTCGAGCGCCGCCCCTTCCCCCCGGGCGTGCACGGCCGGCAGCGCCGCAAGACGTCCGACTACCAGGTGCGGCTGCTGGAGAAGCAGCGCCTGCGCCACCAGTACAACGTCAGCGAGACGCAGCTCCGCCGCACCTTCGACGAGGCGGTCCGCGGCGCCGGCAAGACCGGTGAGAGCCTGGTGGCGCTCCTGGAGCGGCGGCTCGACGCGGTGGTGCACCGCGCCGGCCTCGCCCGCAGCATCTACCAGGCGCGTCAGCTGGTCGCCCACGGCCACATCACCGTCGACCGACGCAAGGTCGACCGGCCCTCGTACCGGCTGCGCCCCGGGCAGGTGGTCGGCGTCCGTGAGCGCAGCCGCGAGTCGCTGCCGTTCCAGCTCGCCGCCACCGGCGCCAACCGCGGCGACGGGCCGGGCCAGCCCTACCTCTCCGTGGACCTGACCGCGCTGCGGGCCACACTGCTGCGGGAGCCGGCCCGGCACGAGGTGCCGGTGATCTGCGACGAGCAGCTGGTGGTGGAGTTCTACTCCCGCTGA
- a CDS encoding DUF2470 domain-containing protein translates to MRPSPAEIVRTLVAGRLPGLVHLAHRPGPHHVRHVTDPDGQVLLLVPVVSDLAAALRPAEGEDDVALVLDVLDLPPAAGAPTLGRAWVSGWATELRGEEARAAAVDFAAVEPTGDLLDLGTRFRLFRFEVVEARWERAGAGHRIDPEAYAAAQPDPLHHLEAELLADLADHHSAEVTGYLRRQLGLTDDGGDGPPRVVRIDRYGLVVALGRPGARRRVRLEFPHPVADHDELAHLLHPMVCPRAAAG, encoded by the coding sequence ATGCGGCCCAGCCCCGCGGAGATCGTCCGCACCCTCGTCGCGGGCCGGCTGCCCGGCCTCGTCCACCTGGCGCACCGGCCGGGCCCGCACCACGTTCGGCACGTCACCGACCCGGACGGGCAGGTGCTGCTGCTGGTCCCGGTGGTCAGCGACCTGGCCGCCGCGCTGCGGCCCGCCGAGGGCGAGGACGACGTCGCGCTCGTCCTCGACGTGCTCGACCTGCCGCCCGCGGCCGGCGCGCCGACGCTCGGCCGCGCCTGGGTCTCCGGCTGGGCGACCGAGCTGCGGGGGGAGGAGGCGCGCGCCGCGGCGGTCGACTTCGCCGCCGTCGAGCCGACCGGCGACCTGCTCGATTTGGGCACCCGGTTCCGGCTGTTCCGGTTCGAGGTGGTCGAGGCCCGCTGGGAGCGCGCCGGCGCCGGCCATCGGATCGACCCTGAGGCGTACGCCGCGGCCCAGCCGGATCCGCTGCACCACCTCGAGGCGGAGTTGCTGGCCGACCTCGCCGACCACCACAGCGCCGAGGTGACCGGCTACCTCCGCCGGCAGCTCGGGCTGACCGACGACGGCGGGGACGGGCCGCCCCGGGTGGTCCGGATCGACCGGTACGGCCTGGTGGTCGCCCTCGGCCGGCCGGGCGCCCGGCGGCGGGTCCGGCTGGAGTTCCCGCACCCGGTCGCCGACCACGACGAGCTGGCCCATCTGCTGCACCCGATGGTCTGTCCCCGCGCCGCCGCCGGGTAG
- a CDS encoding TetR family transcriptional regulator: MTRRTGRRPGNPDTREAILGAARAAFAERGFDAASIRAIAAAAGVDPALVHHYFGSKDQLFLAAMRAPVDPRELLPTVLAGDRDGLGERLVRMFLGVWDSPAGSAGVALLRSAVSNEWTARLLREFLTTQVLRRVLDHLDVDPAELPLRGSLVASQLIGLAMMRHVIRLEPVASAAPETLVATVGPTVQRYLTGELPG; encoded by the coding sequence ATGACGCGGCGGACCGGCCGGCGACCCGGCAATCCCGACACCCGGGAGGCGATCCTCGGCGCGGCCCGCGCCGCGTTCGCCGAGCGCGGCTTCGACGCCGCGTCGATCCGGGCGATCGCGGCCGCGGCCGGAGTGGACCCGGCCCTGGTGCACCACTACTTCGGGAGCAAGGACCAGCTCTTCCTGGCCGCGATGCGGGCCCCGGTCGACCCCCGGGAGCTCCTGCCGACGGTTCTCGCGGGTGACCGCGACGGCCTCGGCGAGCGGCTGGTCCGGATGTTCCTCGGGGTGTGGGACTCCCCCGCCGGCTCGGCCGGGGTGGCCCTGCTGCGGTCGGCGGTCAGCAACGAGTGGACCGCCCGGCTGCTGCGGGAGTTCCTGACCACCCAGGTCCTGCGCCGGGTGCTCGACCACCTCGACGTCGACCCGGCCGAGCTGCCGCTGCGCGGGTCGCTGGTGGCCTCGCAGCTGATCGGGCTCGCCATGATGCGGCACGTGATCCGGCTGGAGCCGGTCGCCTCCGCGGCCCCGGAGACGCTGGTCGCCACCGTCGGCCCGACCGTCCAGCGCTACCTCACCGGCGAGCTGCCCGGCTGA
- a CDS encoding ABC transporter permease, whose amino-acid sequence MNPRILAATTGRILRQLRHDRRTVALLVVVPAVLLTLVYYMYADQPTPPGRPSTFDRIALVMLGFFPFIIMFLVTSIAMLRERTTGTLERLLTTPLAKADLLFGYGIAFGLAGAVQATVASAVAYWVFGLDTAGSIGLVIMVAALNAVLAVALGLFCSAFARTEFQAVQFMPVVVAPQLLLCGLFVPRGEMAGWLQAISDALPLSYAVEALQEVGAHAEPTGTMWRDVAIVAGATVLALVLASATLRRRSG is encoded by the coding sequence GTGAACCCGCGGATCCTGGCGGCCACCACCGGCCGCATCCTGCGTCAGCTGCGCCACGACCGGCGCACCGTGGCCCTGCTGGTGGTGGTGCCCGCCGTGCTGCTCACCCTCGTCTACTACATGTACGCCGACCAGCCCACCCCGCCCGGCCGACCGAGCACCTTCGACCGGATCGCGCTGGTGATGCTCGGCTTCTTCCCGTTCATCATCATGTTCCTGGTGACCAGCATCGCCATGCTCCGCGAGCGCACGACCGGCACGCTGGAACGGCTGCTCACCACGCCGCTGGCCAAGGCCGACCTGCTCTTCGGCTACGGCATCGCCTTCGGGCTGGCCGGCGCGGTCCAGGCCACCGTCGCCTCCGCCGTGGCGTACTGGGTCTTCGGCCTGGACACCGCGGGCAGCATCGGGCTGGTCATCATGGTCGCCGCGCTGAACGCGGTGCTCGCGGTGGCGCTCGGGCTGTTCTGCAGTGCCTTCGCCCGCACCGAGTTCCAGGCCGTACAGTTCATGCCGGTCGTGGTCGCTCCCCAGCTGCTGCTCTGCGGGCTCTTCGTGCCCCGCGGCGAGATGGCGGGCTGGCTGCAGGCGATCAGCGACGCGCTGCCGCTGTCGTACGCCGTCGAGGCGCTCCAGGAGGTCGGCGCGCACGCCGAGCCCACCGGCACCATGTGGCGGGACGTGGCGATCGTCGCCGGCGCCACGGTGCTGGCGCTGGTGCTGGCCTCGGCCACCCTGCGGCGGCGCAGCGGCTGA
- a CDS encoding ABC transporter ATP-binding protein translates to MDEAIVVRDLVVNRGRRRVLDSISCVVPRGAVTGLLGPSGSGKTTLMRAVVGVQVVAGGTVTVLGQPAGAAALRRRVGYLTQAPSVYADLTVRENTRYFATLYGRGQADADRAISDVGLGSAAGQLVGNLSGGQRSRASLACVLVGRPELVILDEPTVGQDPVLRADLWAQFHAMAATGTTLLVSSHVMDEAARCDRLLLIREGRLVADDTPAAVRAAAGVDDLDEAFLRLIKAAETGAGRATGTTVLTGESGGETS, encoded by the coding sequence ATGGACGAGGCGATCGTGGTCCGTGACCTGGTCGTCAACCGGGGCCGGCGACGGGTGCTGGACAGCATCAGTTGCGTGGTCCCGCGCGGCGCGGTCACCGGGCTGCTCGGGCCCAGCGGCAGTGGCAAGACCACGCTCATGCGCGCGGTGGTCGGGGTGCAGGTGGTCGCCGGCGGCACGGTCACCGTGCTGGGCCAGCCCGCCGGGGCCGCCGCGCTGCGGCGGCGGGTCGGCTATCTCACCCAGGCGCCCAGCGTCTACGCCGACCTGACCGTACGCGAGAACACGCGCTACTTCGCCACCCTCTACGGGCGTGGGCAGGCCGACGCCGACCGGGCGATCAGCGACGTCGGGCTCGGCTCGGCCGCCGGCCAGCTGGTCGGCAACCTCTCCGGCGGCCAGCGCAGCCGCGCCTCGCTGGCGTGCGTGCTGGTCGGCCGGCCGGAGCTGGTCATCCTGGACGAGCCGACCGTCGGCCAGGATCCGGTGCTGCGGGCCGACCTGTGGGCGCAGTTCCACGCGATGGCGGCGACCGGCACCACCCTGCTGGTGTCCAGCCACGTGATGGACGAGGCCGCCCGCTGCGACCGGCTGCTGCTGATCCGCGAGGGGCGCCTGGTCGCCGACGACACCCCGGCCGCGGTCCGCGCCGCCGCCGGCGTCGACGACCTCGACGAGGCGTTCCTGCGGCTGATCAAGGCGGCCGAGACGGGCGCCGGTCGCGCGACCGGCACCACCGTCCTGACCGGCGAGAGCGGAGGGGAGACGTCGTGA
- a CDS encoding MerR family transcriptional regulator → MDTSTREITLTVGEAAERVGLTTYTLRWYEQEGLVAPVGRDSAGRRRYTPGDVDWLFLLTRLRRTGMPVRDMRRYAELARLGDRTLGARRALFEAHRDRVLRRMAELEEDLKVLDYKIDAYRRAEEEGR, encoded by the coding sequence GTGGACACCAGCACCCGGGAGATCACCCTCACCGTCGGCGAGGCGGCCGAGCGGGTCGGCCTCACCACCTACACGCTGCGTTGGTACGAGCAGGAGGGACTGGTCGCGCCGGTCGGGCGGGACTCCGCCGGGCGGCGCCGCTACACCCCCGGCGACGTCGACTGGCTCTTCCTGCTCACCCGGCTGCGCCGGACCGGCATGCCGGTCCGGGACATGCGCCGCTACGCCGAACTGGCCCGGCTGGGCGACCGCACCCTCGGCGCCCGGCGAGCCCTCTTCGAGGCGCACCGCGACCGGGTGCTGCGCCGGATGGCCGAGCTCGAGGAGGACCTGAAGGTGCTCGACTACAAGATCGACGCTTACCGCCGGGCGGAGGAGGAGGGCCGATGA
- a CDS encoding aldo/keto reductase yields the protein MTPRRMGAGGPEVSAIGLGCMGMSFAYAGRDDAESVRTLHRALDLGVNHLDTADIYGAGANERLLGPVVRARRDEVFLATKFGNRAGGGGFGGTGTPGAYVDSSAAWAREACDASLARLGVDRIDLYYLHRRDPATPIEETVGAMAELVAAGKVRLIGLSEVSPATLRAAYAVHPIAAVQLEYSLFSRDVESEMLATCRELGVALVAYSPVGRGLLTGAITSRDQLAGDDWRAGAPRFAEGNLEANLRLVDEVRAVAAEVGATAAQTALAWLLAQGEDVLPIPGTKRVRWLTENVAAADVRLAPAQLARLSAAMPPGAAAGERYPEAAMRFVGH from the coding sequence ATGACGCCCCGTCGGATGGGCGCCGGCGGCCCGGAGGTCTCCGCGATCGGCCTGGGCTGCATGGGCATGAGCTTCGCCTACGCGGGCCGGGACGACGCCGAGTCGGTCCGGACCCTGCACCGCGCGCTGGACCTCGGCGTCAACCACCTGGACACCGCCGACATCTACGGTGCCGGCGCCAACGAGCGGCTGCTCGGCCCGGTCGTCCGGGCGCGCCGCGACGAGGTGTTCCTGGCCACCAAGTTCGGCAACCGCGCCGGCGGCGGGGGCTTCGGCGGCACCGGCACCCCCGGCGCGTACGTGGACAGCAGCGCCGCGTGGGCCCGGGAGGCGTGCGACGCCTCGCTGGCGCGGCTCGGTGTCGACAGGATCGACCTGTACTACCTGCACCGGCGGGACCCGGCCACCCCCATCGAGGAGACCGTCGGGGCGATGGCCGAGCTGGTCGCGGCCGGCAAGGTCCGGCTGATCGGCCTCTCCGAGGTCAGCCCGGCGACGCTGCGGGCGGCGTACGCGGTGCATCCGATCGCGGCGGTGCAGCTGGAGTACTCGCTGTTCAGCCGCGACGTCGAGAGCGAGATGCTGGCCACCTGCCGGGAGCTGGGGGTGGCCCTGGTGGCGTACTCGCCCGTCGGCCGGGGGCTGCTGACCGGGGCGATCACCAGCCGGGACCAGCTCGCCGGCGACGACTGGCGGGCCGGCGCGCCACGCTTCGCCGAGGGCAACCTGGAGGCCAACCTGAGGCTGGTCGACGAGGTCCGCGCGGTGGCCGCGGAGGTCGGGGCCACCGCGGCCCAGACGGCGCTCGCCTGGCTGCTCGCGCAGGGTGAGGACGTGCTGCCGATCCCCGGCACCAAGCGGGTGCGCTGGTTGACGGAGAACGTCGCGGCGGCCGACGTCCGGCTCGCCCCCGCGCAGCTCGCCCGGCTGAGCGCGGCGATGCCGCCCGGGGCCGCCGCCGGCGAAAGGTACCCCGAGGCAGCAATGCGATTCGTCGGGCACTAG
- the hisI gene encoding phosphoribosyl-AMP cyclohydrolase, whose product MPVPDAPVTGVPTDPSEPPAPGGPARPSRLDPAVAARLRRTADGLVAAVVRQHDSGEVLMVAWMDDEALHRTLTTGRATYWSRSRREYWVKGATSGHHQHVRSVALDCDGDAVLVSVDQVGAACHTGHRTCFFEELPVTGADAP is encoded by the coding sequence GTGCCCGTACCTGACGCGCCGGTGACCGGCGTTCCCACCGACCCGAGCGAGCCGCCGGCGCCCGGCGGTCCCGCCCGCCCGTCCCGGCTCGACCCGGCCGTCGCCGCCCGGCTGCGCCGCACCGCCGACGGCCTGGTCGCCGCCGTGGTCCGCCAGCACGACTCCGGCGAGGTGCTGATGGTCGCCTGGATGGACGACGAGGCGCTGCACCGGACCCTCACCACGGGCCGGGCCACCTACTGGTCGCGCAGCCGCCGCGAGTACTGGGTCAAGGGCGCCACCTCGGGCCACCACCAGCACGTCCGCTCGGTCGCGCTGGACTGCGACGGCGACGCGGTGCTGGTGAGCGTGGACCAGGTCGGGGCGGCCTGCCACACCGGGCACCGGACATGCTTCTTCGAGGAGCTGCCGGTCACCGGGGCGGACGCGCCGTGA
- a CDS encoding anthranilate synthase component I has translation MTDGVVSPDEATFSGLAARWRVVPVTRRLLADAETPVGVYRKLAGGPGTFLLESAEQGVGSAGMAWSRYSFIGVRSSATLVERDGAVAWLGQPPAGLPTGGDPVQVLRETVAALAGPAGDPAGGTPPLTGGMVGYLGYDLVRRFERLPELTEDDLGVPELGMMLATDLVVLDHYDGSAILVANAVLPPLDEPDRDARVAAAYHHAVGRLDAMTSALSRPIPPMISTVDRPPAGDVVSRTPDGGYPKAVEAAKEAIRAGECFQIVLSQRFERATHADPLDVYRVLRTTNPSPYMYLLRFDGYDIVGSSPEAHLKVTTDADGQRRALLHPIAGTRPRGGTPAADARLAAELLGDPKERAEHVMLVDLGRNDLGRVCRPGTVEVPEFATIERYSHVMHIVSTVVGTLREDRTAFDALAATFPAGTLSGAPKVRAMEIIEELEPVRRGVYGGTVGYFGFGGDLDMAIAIRTALMREGRAYVQAGAGVVADSDPAAEGQETRNKAAAVLAAIAAAETLRAAR, from the coding sequence ATGACCGACGGCGTGGTGAGCCCCGACGAGGCGACCTTCAGCGGGCTCGCCGCCCGCTGGCGGGTGGTGCCGGTGACCCGGCGGCTGCTCGCCGACGCGGAGACCCCGGTCGGGGTCTACCGCAAGCTGGCCGGCGGCCCGGGCACCTTCCTGCTGGAGTCCGCCGAGCAGGGCGTCGGCTCCGCCGGCATGGCCTGGTCCCGATACTCGTTCATCGGCGTACGCAGTAGCGCGACCCTGGTCGAGCGGGACGGCGCGGTCGCCTGGCTCGGCCAGCCGCCGGCCGGGCTGCCCACCGGAGGCGACCCGGTCCAGGTGCTGCGGGAGACCGTGGCGGCGCTCGCCGGGCCGGCGGGTGATCCGGCCGGCGGCACGCCGCCGCTGACCGGCGGCATGGTCGGCTACCTCGGCTACGACCTGGTCCGCCGCTTCGAGCGGCTGCCGGAGCTGACCGAGGACGACCTGGGCGTGCCCGAGCTGGGCATGATGCTCGCCACCGACCTGGTGGTGCTCGACCACTACGACGGCTCGGCGATCCTGGTCGCCAACGCCGTCCTGCCGCCGCTGGACGAGCCGGACCGGGACGCGCGGGTCGCGGCGGCGTACCACCACGCGGTAGGCCGGCTGGACGCGATGACGAGCGCGTTGTCCCGGCCGATCCCGCCGATGATCTCGACGGTCGACCGGCCGCCGGCCGGCGACGTGGTCAGCCGGACGCCGGACGGCGGCTACCCCAAGGCGGTGGAGGCGGCCAAGGAGGCGATCCGGGCCGGCGAGTGCTTCCAGATCGTGTTGTCCCAGCGGTTCGAGCGGGCCACCCACGCCGACCCGCTGGACGTGTACCGGGTGCTGCGCACCACCAACCCGAGCCCGTACATGTACCTGCTGCGCTTCGACGGCTACGACATCGTCGGCTCCTCGCCGGAGGCGCACCTCAAGGTGACCACCGACGCCGACGGGCAGCGGCGGGCGCTGCTGCACCCGATCGCCGGCACCCGGCCGCGCGGCGGCACCCCGGCCGCCGACGCCCGGCTCGCCGCCGAGCTGCTCGGCGACCCGAAGGAGCGGGCCGAGCACGTCATGCTGGTCGACCTGGGCCGCAACGACCTCGGCCGGGTCTGCCGGCCGGGCACGGTCGAGGTGCCCGAGTTCGCCACCATCGAGCGGTACAGCCACGTCATGCACATCGTCTCCACGGTGGTCGGCACGCTGCGTGAGGACCGCACCGCGTTCGACGCGCTGGCCGCGACCTTCCCGGCCGGCACCCTCTCCGGCGCGCCGAAGGTGCGGGCCATGGAGATCATCGAGGAGCTGGAGCCGGTCCGGCGCGGCGTCTACGGCGGCACCGTCGGTTACTTCGGCTTCGGTGGCGACCTGGACATGGCCATCGCCATCCGCACAGCGCTGATGCGCGAGGGCCGGGCGTACGTGCAGGCCGGCGCCGGCGTGGTGGCCGACTCCGACCCGGCCGCCGAGGGTCAGGAGACCCGGAACAAGGCCGCCGCGGTGCTGGCGGCCATCGCCGCGGCGGAGACGCTGAGGGCGGCCCGGTGA
- a CDS encoding Trp biosynthesis-associated membrane protein has product MSARAGTGRRELTYAVLLSLAGAGLAFWAATRTWSVELTVRPTPLAPERADHTGGGLLPWLPALAVVGLAGAGAVLATRGWLRQLVGGLLALLGVAVAAGGLYGLMADFAGAVSRQWPALCLVGGLVAAGGGLLTALRGRGWPGMGARYERPARVAPAAGAVGGGAAGGGAATGGDVAGGAAPGPVAGRRTTEAWDALDRGEDPTVS; this is encoded by the coding sequence GTGAGCGCGCGGGCCGGCACGGGTCGGCGTGAGCTGACGTACGCCGTGCTGCTCTCCCTGGCCGGCGCGGGCCTCGCGTTCTGGGCGGCGACCCGCACCTGGTCGGTCGAGCTGACTGTGCGCCCGACGCCGCTGGCGCCGGAACGGGCGGACCACACCGGGGGCGGCCTGCTGCCGTGGTTGCCCGCGCTGGCCGTGGTCGGGCTGGCCGGCGCGGGCGCGGTGCTCGCCACCCGGGGGTGGCTGCGTCAGCTGGTGGGTGGCCTGCTCGCGCTCCTCGGGGTGGCGGTGGCCGCCGGGGGCCTGTACGGCCTGATGGCCGACTTCGCCGGGGCGGTGAGCCGGCAGTGGCCGGCCCTCTGCCTCGTCGGCGGGCTGGTGGCCGCCGGGGGCGGGCTGCTGACCGCGCTGCGCGGGCGGGGCTGGCCGGGGATGGGCGCCCGCTACGAGCGGCCGGCCCGGGTCGCGCCGGCGGCCGGGGCCGTCGGTGGCGGAGCCGCGGGTGGCGGGGCAGCGACCGGCGGGGACGTGGCCGGCGGTGCCGCGCCCGGACCGGTGGCCGGGCGGCGCACCACCGAGGCGTGGGACGCGCTGGACCGGGGCGAGGACCCGACGGTCAGCTGA
- the trpC gene encoding indole-3-glycerol phosphate synthase TrpC, protein MLDEILAGVREDVARRQEQVPLERIRELAAAAPPPLDAYAALRKPGVAVIAEVKRSSPSKGQLAEIADPADLAGDYAAGGARAISVLTEGRWFGGSLDDLAAVRAAVQIPVLRKDFVVSSYQVHEARAHGADLVLLIVAALEQNVLMGLLERIESLGMTALVEVHDEEEADRALEAGAQVIGVNARDLRTLEVDRSVFERIAPGLPSSVVKIAESGVRGPHDLIRYASAGADAVLVGEGLVTQKSPREAVAELVNAGNHPATPRPVR, encoded by the coding sequence GTGCTCGACGAGATCCTGGCCGGCGTGCGCGAGGACGTGGCCCGGCGCCAGGAGCAGGTTCCGCTGGAGCGGATCCGGGAGTTGGCCGCCGCCGCCCCGCCGCCGCTGGACGCGTACGCGGCCCTGCGGAAGCCCGGCGTCGCGGTGATCGCCGAGGTGAAGCGCTCGTCGCCGTCGAAGGGCCAGCTGGCGGAGATCGCCGACCCGGCCGACCTGGCCGGCGACTACGCCGCCGGCGGGGCCCGGGCGATCAGCGTGCTGACCGAGGGGCGCTGGTTCGGCGGCTCGCTGGACGACCTGGCCGCGGTCCGCGCCGCCGTGCAGATCCCGGTCCTGCGCAAGGACTTCGTGGTCTCCAGCTATCAGGTGCACGAGGCCCGTGCCCACGGCGCCGACCTGGTGCTGCTGATCGTCGCCGCGCTGGAGCAGAACGTGCTGATGGGTCTGCTGGAGCGCATCGAGTCCCTCGGCATGACCGCGCTGGTCGAGGTGCACGACGAGGAGGAGGCCGACCGGGCGCTGGAGGCCGGCGCCCAGGTCATCGGGGTCAACGCACGCGACTTGCGTACCCTGGAGGTCGACCGCTCGGTGTTCGAGCGGATCGCGCCCGGCCTGCCCAGCAGCGTCGTGAAGATCGCCGAGTCCGGCGTGCGCGGCCCGCACGACCTCATCCGGTACGCCTCGGCGGGCGCCGACGCGGTCCTGGTCGGTGAGGGCCTGGTCACCCAGAAGAGCCCCCGCGAGGCGGTGGCCGAGCTGGTCAACGCCGGAAACCATCCGGCCACACCACGTCCGGTGCGCTGA